One genomic window of Dehalobacter sp. includes the following:
- a CDS encoding HAMP domain-containing histidine kinase → MKVHPLEKLNIWRQSLVGQLLLRFWVCHIIFFTLIGAIQYTSLKNSLYQSVEQNLLSDYYAIRNSMGSWLSSSELPPGRFSELRPGNFVAFYTSGYQLKSIVYSYGKTNSTVPNLSRNQLQFDLAEKARSGGCFIFQDTDEQQYMLMVAPVVTNQLSVNSLPLEQNNDIQPYAGYALIGQPLAEQDLILSRNLRGYTFNAIIIILLSTFFTALVLQKPLEPLLNISSTARKIAAGRYDLRLPYMNKTASEIQQLREALNHMLGQMENALNTERSAKNRMARFIADASHELRTPLTSIRGFLEILQRTGMADKETLDAAHQTMLIETERLIRLTEGLLTLNRIAQEEINSDHSEELNSGLHDVLPELMPLLAPLLKDRTFRFNGQDFRTIDDFVSEVLDTSQVLPLKPDELKQILYNLVNNAIQHTLSGGTIDILAKSENSRFILSVRDNGEGIPVEDVPHIFERFFQGDRSRSHGKGQGSGLGLAIVSELVYLRGGEIRVESTPGEGTTFTISFPLIHVKNDNLDETK, encoded by the coding sequence ATGAAAGTTCATCCTCTGGAAAAACTGAATATTTGGCGGCAATCCCTGGTAGGGCAGCTCCTGCTGCGTTTCTGGGTGTGCCATATCATTTTTTTTACGTTAATTGGGGCTATTCAGTATACTTCCCTGAAAAATTCCCTGTATCAAAGCGTGGAGCAGAACCTGCTTTCAGACTATTACGCCATACGGAACAGTATGGGGAGCTGGCTTTCGAGCAGTGAGCTTCCTCCGGGAAGATTCTCCGAACTCCGCCCGGGAAATTTTGTGGCGTTTTATACCAGCGGCTATCAACTTAAATCGATTGTTTACAGCTACGGCAAGACGAACAGTACGGTCCCGAATCTCAGCCGCAACCAACTGCAGTTTGATCTTGCTGAGAAGGCGAGATCCGGCGGATGTTTTATTTTTCAGGATACCGACGAACAGCAGTATATGCTGATGGTGGCCCCGGTCGTAACGAACCAGCTTTCGGTAAACAGTCTCCCCCTGGAACAAAACAACGATATTCAGCCTTATGCGGGCTATGCTTTGATCGGTCAGCCGCTGGCTGAACAGGACCTGATCTTGAGCCGAAATCTCAGAGGATATACTTTTAACGCGATCATCATTATTCTACTCAGTACATTTTTTACAGCGCTGGTTTTGCAGAAACCACTGGAACCACTTCTGAACATTTCCTCTACGGCCCGCAAGATTGCCGCCGGCCGCTATGACCTGCGCCTTCCGTATATGAATAAAACCGCTTCGGAAATCCAGCAGCTTCGGGAAGCTTTAAACCATATGCTTGGACAGATGGAGAATGCTCTAAATACGGAAAGATCGGCTAAAAACCGGATGGCTCGGTTTATTGCCGATGCTTCTCATGAACTCAGGACTCCGCTGACCTCGATCAGAGGCTTCCTTGAAATACTCCAGCGGACAGGTATGGCAGACAAAGAGACTTTGGATGCCGCCCATCAGACCATGCTGATCGAGACGGAAAGACTGATCAGGCTTACCGAGGGTCTGCTGACCTTAAATCGGATCGCCCAGGAAGAAATAAACAGCGATCATTCCGAAGAGCTCAATTCCGGACTGCACGATGTGCTTCCCGAGCTTATGCCGCTTTTGGCCCCCCTGCTTAAAGACCGTACTTTCAGATTCAACGGCCAGGATTTCCGGACAATTGATGATTTTGTCTCAGAAGTCCTGGATACGTCACAAGTACTTCCATTAAAACCCGATGAACTGAAACAGATCCTGTACAATCTTGTTAATAACGCTATTCAACATACACTTTCCGGCGGAACGATTGATATCCTCGCTAAATCGGAAAATTCCCGTTTTATTCTATCCGTCAGGGATAACGGTGAAGGAATCCCGGTTGAAGACGTTCCTCATATTTTTGAAAGGTTTTTCCAGGGAGACCGTTCCCGTTCCCATGGAAAAGGCCAAGGATCGGGACTCGGCCTGGCAATCGTATCCGAACTGGTGTACCTTCGCGGAGGAGAAATACGGGTCGAAAGCACTCCCGGAGAAGGAACCACCTTTACAATATCTTTCCCACTGATTCATGTAAAAAACGATAACCTAGATGAAACAAAATAA
- a CDS encoding response regulator transcription factor: MANKFRILIVDDDASIRQMLSLGLKQEGYDIGTADNGKKALEIIPVFEPHVIILDIMMPVMDGYELCESIPEISGASIIMLTAKDTSKDIVKGLRLGAHDYLVKPFHFDELLARIEVQLRNRFPDLSGKRTIGRFTIDELKKSILLDNQPLQLSPTEYKLLSYLLWNSNQTLSKEQILIHIWGYDFEGEDNIVEVYIRYLREKLGDLDHTIIKTVRGLGYHLQTEQQ, translated from the coding sequence ATGGCCAATAAATTCAGAATACTTATCGTGGATGACGACGCTTCAATCCGCCAGATGCTCAGCCTGGGGCTGAAGCAGGAGGGTTACGATATCGGAACAGCGGACAACGGAAAAAAGGCACTGGAAATAATCCCTGTCTTTGAACCTCATGTCATCATCCTTGACATTATGATGCCGGTCATGGACGGATATGAACTATGTGAATCCATCCCGGAAATATCCGGTGCTTCCATAATTATGCTGACTGCCAAGGATACATCCAAAGACATTGTCAAAGGACTGCGCCTCGGAGCCCACGACTATCTGGTTAAGCCTTTTCACTTTGACGAGCTGCTGGCCCGGATCGAGGTTCAGCTGCGTAACCGTTTCCCGGATCTATCCGGCAAAAGAACCATTGGCCGGTTTACGATCGATGAACTGAAAAAGTCAATCTTGCTCGATAATCAGCCTCTGCAGCTTTCTCCTACCGAATATAAACTGCTGTCCTATCTTTTATGGAACAGCAATCAAACGTTGAGTAAAGAACAAATCCTGATTCACATCTGGGGTTACGATTTTGAAGGAGAGGACAATATCGTCGAGGTATATATCCGCTATCTTCGAGAGAAACTCGGGGATCTGGATCACACGATCATTAAAACCGTCAGGGGCCTTGGTTACCACCTGCAGACGGAACAGCAGTAA
- the htpG gene encoding molecular chaperone HtpG → MMNNNVETREFQTEITQLLDIVINSLYTEREIFLRELISNAADATEKLRYCRLTENETSESEQPLEISIETDEEKHTLTITDNGIGMTKEELIENLGTIAHSGSKEFIRQLTEVRKAGSGNNTDLSLIGQFGVGFYSAFMVAEKVTLYTRSFRPDSESWIWSSNGAGSYLIEPGDQSNYGTRIVLQLKENAYDFSKADEINRIIKQYSSFVPYPVKVNGEKVNTVEAIWTKNASEISEQEYTEFYKYIDNAFDEPSYRMHFSSDAPLSIKALLFVPGENYERFGFSKMERGVNLFCKKVLIQEKSEAIVPEWMRFVRGVIDSDDLPLNISRETLQDNALVAKLNKVVTGRFLKYLEEQAKDDPAKYNQFWEKFSRFIKEGAASDYAHKDALVRLLRFESNMTAEGELISLEGYVGRMREEQKAIYYVSGSNRKVIESGPYLEIFKDKGIEVLYTYEPIDDYILGGLPEFKEKKIVAAEQDSQDLPDLDAEQPGNAESEIPEDEVKALLDWFKETLGDRVTEVRASKRLVDSPAVVLSSYGTHSMQKMMQIMNKDMEDIPAGILEINSRHPVIQGINELRKSGDAFAAAAAEQILENSQIAAGLIIDPRSMVNRLYNILERAVVKK, encoded by the coding sequence ATGATGAATAACAATGTTGAAACGAGGGAGTTTCAGACAGAAATCACCCAGCTGCTGGATATTGTTATTAATTCTCTCTATACGGAGCGAGAGATCTTCTTAAGAGAATTGATATCCAATGCAGCTGACGCTACGGAGAAACTGCGCTACTGCAGGCTCACCGAAAATGAAACAAGCGAATCCGAACAGCCGCTGGAAATTTCCATCGAAACGGATGAAGAAAAGCACACGCTTACCATTACCGATAATGGGATCGGAATGACCAAAGAAGAACTGATTGAGAATCTGGGTACGATCGCCCATTCAGGATCCAAGGAATTTATCAGACAGCTGACCGAGGTCAGAAAGGCCGGATCCGGAAACAATACCGATTTAAGCCTGATTGGACAGTTCGGCGTCGGATTTTATTCAGCGTTTATGGTTGCGGAGAAAGTAACGCTCTATACCCGCTCTTTCAGACCGGACTCCGAAAGCTGGATCTGGTCTTCAAACGGAGCAGGAAGCTATTTAATAGAACCGGGTGATCAAAGCAATTACGGGACCAGGATCGTTCTTCAGTTAAAAGAAAATGCCTATGATTTCAGCAAAGCTGACGAAATCAACAGGATTATCAAACAGTATTCGAGTTTTGTCCCTTATCCCGTGAAAGTCAACGGTGAAAAAGTCAATACCGTCGAAGCAATATGGACGAAAAACGCATCCGAAATCAGTGAGCAGGAATATACGGAATTCTATAAATATATCGACAATGCTTTTGACGAGCCATCTTACAGAATGCACTTTTCCTCCGATGCGCCGCTTTCCATCAAAGCACTGCTGTTTGTGCCTGGAGAAAATTATGAGCGGTTCGGCTTCAGCAAAATGGAGAGAGGCGTTAACCTATTCTGCAAAAAAGTCCTGATTCAGGAAAAATCTGAAGCCATCGTGCCGGAGTGGATGCGGTTTGTACGCGGCGTCATTGACAGTGATGACCTTCCCCTGAACATTTCCAGGGAGACCCTTCAGGACAATGCGCTTGTGGCCAAACTGAACAAGGTAGTCACCGGCAGATTCTTAAAATATCTCGAAGAGCAAGCCAAAGATGATCCGGCCAAATACAATCAATTTTGGGAAAAATTCAGCAGGTTCATCAAAGAAGGAGCAGCTTCGGACTATGCCCACAAGGATGCGCTGGTCAGGCTCCTGCGCTTTGAATCCAACATGACGGCTGAAGGTGAGCTGATTTCACTGGAAGGCTACGTTGGAAGAATGAGAGAGGAACAAAAAGCGATCTATTATGTCAGCGGCTCTAACCGTAAAGTCATTGAATCCGGGCCGTATCTTGAGATATTTAAGGACAAGGGCATCGAAGTGCTTTATACGTATGAACCGATTGATGACTACATCTTAGGCGGGCTTCCTGAATTCAAAGAGAAGAAGATTGTTGCGGCAGAACAAGACAGTCAGGATCTGCCGGATTTAGATGCTGAGCAGCCCGGTAATGCCGAAAGTGAAATTCCTGAGGATGAAGTGAAGGCCTTGTTGGATTGGTTCAAAGAAACACTCGGGGACAGGGTAACCGAGGTGCGTGCTTCCAAACGTCTCGTGGACAGTCCTGCGGTTGTGCTCAGCTCATACGGAACGCATAGTATGCAGAAAATGATGCAGATCATGAACAAGGATATGGAAGATATCCCAGCAGGAATCTTGGAGATTAACAGCCGGCATCCGGTCATTCAGGGAATCAATGAACTGCGCAAGTCGGGCGACGCATTTGCTGCGGCAGCGGCGGAACAGATTCTGGAAAACTCGCAGATTGCCGCCGGGCTGATCATCGATCCCAGGAGTATGGTTAACAGACTCTATAACATCCTGGAAAGAGCGGTTGTAAAGAAATAG
- a CDS encoding ZIP family metal transporter translates to MIIITILLYGLIAGLVTGLGAVISISIKNITNKILSISLGFASGIMIGISALSLIPTSLDMSNSIICIAGFAAGALFLFLVDISMPHIHKVEADLSNYAKMGYFIALGITLHNLPEGIAIGATSEVSYHMGVMTALTIGLHNIAEGLCVAMPLCLANVPKSRVVLITTMTGMSTLLGTGLGMILGLISPLIIAFFLAFAAGAMIYISSDELIPKSHHSHSEYANVGIMLGFILALILS, encoded by the coding sequence GTGATTATTATTACGATTCTACTCTACGGGCTGATAGCGGGTCTGGTTACCGGGCTTGGCGCTGTCATCTCTATCTCGATAAAAAATATCACGAACAAGATACTTTCAATATCGCTCGGATTTGCGTCAGGAATCATGATCGGGATATCTGCCTTAAGTCTGATTCCGACCAGCCTAGACATGAGCAACAGTATCATTTGTATTGCCGGCTTTGCAGCCGGAGCTCTGTTCCTGTTTCTGGTGGATATTTCAATGCCGCACATTCACAAGGTTGAAGCGGATTTGAGTAACTATGCCAAGATGGGGTATTTTATCGCGCTCGGAATCACACTGCATAATCTTCCCGAAGGGATCGCGATCGGTGCGACCAGCGAAGTATCGTATCACATGGGCGTCATGACAGCCTTGACAATCGGTCTGCATAATATTGCTGAAGGTCTTTGTGTGGCGATGCCGCTGTGTCTCGCCAACGTCCCGAAATCGAGGGTCGTCCTGATTACGACCATGACCGGTATGTCAACGCTGCTCGGTACCGGGCTGGGAATGATTCTTGGCCTGATCTCTCCGCTCATCATCGCTTTCTTTCTGGCGTTTGCGGCCGGAGCAATGATCTATATCAGCAGTGACGAACTGATTCCGAAAAGCCACCATTCCCACAGTGAATATGCCAATGTCGGCATCATGCTCGGCTTTATCCTGGCATTAATCCTGTCGTAG